From a region of the Carassius auratus strain Wakin chromosome 31, ASM336829v1, whole genome shotgun sequence genome:
- the LOC113050962 gene encoding calcium-binding mitochondrial carrier protein Aralar1-like, which produces MAAKVQLTKRADPNELKVIFQKYSSVVDKDGERYMTPNDFVQKYLGLHTQLHFNPKTVQLLAGVADTTKDGLISFQEFLAFESVLCVPDALFIVAFQLFDKTGTGSVSFENVRDIFSQTTVHHHIPFNWDCEFIRLHFGNDRKKSLSYLEFTQFLQELQLEHARQAFAQKDKVKSGAVSALDFSDIMSTIRHHMLTPFVEENLVSAAGGGTSHMVSFSYFNAFNSLLNNMELIRKIYSTLAGSRKDTLVTKEEFVHSANKFGQITPMEIDILFQLAGLHSQTGRLNLADIERIAPLEEGALPYNLAEAQRQHSQADVSRPVWLQAAESAYRFTLGSIAGATGATAVYPIDLVKTRMQNQRSTGSFVGELMYKNSFDCAKKVLRYEGFFGFYRGLVPQLIGVAPEKAIKLTVNDFVRDKFTTKEDTIPLAAEILAGGCAGGSQVIFTNPLEIVKIRLQVAGEITTGPRVSALSVVRDLGFFGLYKGAKACFLRDIPFSAIYFPVYAHTKASMADEDGRVGPLQLLTAGAIAGVPAASLVTPADVIKTRLQVAARAGQTTYSGVIDCFRKILQEEGFRALWKGAGARVFRSSPQFGVTLVTYELLQRWFYVDFGGHRPSGSEPTPKSRISELPPVSPEHVGGYRLAAATFAGVENKFGLHLPKFKSSGVTAIHSETREQDGAS; this is translated from the exons CAATCCTAAAACTGTGCAGCTGCTCGCCGGTGTGGCAGACACTACAAAAGATGG GCTGATCTCGTTTCAGGAGTTTCTGGCCTTCGAGTCGGTGCTGTGTGTGCCTGATGCTCTCTTCATCGTGGCCTTCCAGCTGTTTGACAAGACAGGCACTGGATCTGTGTCCTTCG AGAATGTGCGTGATATCTTCAGCCAGACCACCGTGCACCACCACATCCCCTTCAACTGGGACTGTGAGTTCATCCGCTTGCATTTCGGCAATGACAGGAAAAAAAGTCTCAGCTACCTGGAGTTCACCCAATTCCTGCAG GAGCTGCAGCTGGAGCATGCGAGACAGGCGTTCGCACAGAAAGACAAGGTCAAGAGCGGCGCTGTTTCTGCCCTGGACTTCAGTGACATCATGTCCACCATCAGACACCACATGCTCACACCTTTTGTGGAGGAAAACCttgtgtct GCAGCAGGCGGTGGCACCTCTCACATGGTGAGCTTCTCCTACTTCAATGCCTTCAACTCTCTCCTGAACAACATGGAACTGATCCGTAAAATCTACAGCACTCTCGCAGGGTCTCGCAAGGATACGCTCGTCACTAAAG AGGAGTTTGTTCATTCTGCAAATAAGTTTGGTCAGATTACTCCTATGGAAATCGACATCCTGTTCCAGCTAGCAGGCCTGCACTCCCAAACAGG ACGATTAAACCTGGCTGATATCGAGAGGATAGCACCACTGGAGGAAGGAGCCCTGCCATATAATCTAGCAGAGGCGCAGAGACAG CATTCACAAGCGGATGTTTCTCGGCCTGTGTGGCTGCAGGCAGCAGAGTCGGCGTACAGATTTACTCTGGGCTCCATCGCTGGAG cCACTGGTGCCACAGCTGTGTACCCCATAGACCTGGTCAAGACCCGTATGCAGAACCAGCGATCCACCGGCTCCTTCGTAGGAGAGCTCATGTACAAGAACAGCTTTGACTGCGCCAAGAAGGTCCTGCGATACGAGGGCTTCTTCGGCTTTTATAGAG GTCTTGTACCCCAGCTCATCGGAGTGGCTCCAGAAAAAGCCATCAAGCTTACA GTGAATGACTTTGTGAGGGACAAATTTaccacaaaagaagatacaaTACCTCTGGCTGCTGAGATTCTCGCCGGAGGATGT GCCGGTGGGTCACAGGTTATCTTCACCAATCCTCTGGAGATTGTAAAGATTCGTCTGCAGGTGGCCGGTGAGATCACTACAGGCCCCAGAGTGAGCGCGCTCAGTGTGGTTCGCGACCTTGGCTTCTTTGGCCTGTACAAG GGTGCGAAGGCTTGTTTCCTGCGTGATATCCCCTTCTCTGCCATCTATTTCCCCGTGTATGCCCATACGAAGGCTAGTATGGCGGATGAGGATGGAAGGGTGGGGCCTCTGCAGCTGCTGACCGCTGGAGCCATCGCAG gtgTCCCGGCTGCTTCGCTCGTCACCCCTGCTGATGTCATCAAAACGCGACTGCAGGTGGCTGCCCGTGCCGGTCAGACGACTTATTCTGGAGTGATCGACTGCTTCAGGAAGATCTTACAGGAGGAAGGCTTCCGAGCTCTGTGGAAGGGAGctggag CTCGTGTGTTTCGTTCCTCCCCTCAGTTCGGTGTGACCCTGGTGACCTACGAGCTCCTGCAGCGATGGTTCTACGTTGACTTCGGAGGACA CCGCCCTTCTGGTTCTGAACCAACGCCCAAATCCCGGATCTCTGAGCTTCCTCCTGTCAGTCCTGAGCACGTGGGTGGTTACCGTCTGGCAGCCGCCACCTTCGCCGGCGTGGAGAACAAGTTCGGACTTCACCTGCCCAAGTTCAAATCGTCCGGGGTCACAGCCATTCACTCCGAAACCAGGGAACAAGATGGTGCTTCGTAA